One sulfur-oxidizing endosymbiont of Gigantopelta aegis genomic region harbors:
- a CDS encoding O-succinylhomoserine sulfhydrylase gives MNGDDLSAFEAELGFDTLAIRAGYQRTHEAEHDEAIFPTSSYVYNSAAQAAARFSGDEPGNIYSRFTNPTVRTFEQRLAALEGAERCVATASGMAAIMSTCLGLLKTGDHIVSSRSIFGSTVVLFNNYMARFGVQTSYVDLTDLSAWEAAIQDNTRILFLETPSNPLVEIADIQQLADLAHQHDCLLVVDNCLCTPALQKPLAMGADVVIHSATKYIDGQGRGIGGAVLGSNDLVGGEVYGVLRTTGPTMSPFNAWIFLKGLETLNLRMKAHCDNAMQLAQWLDQHPAIGKVHYPGLADHPGHQLAASQQSAFGGLLSFELKNKSREKAWQVVDHTRLLSITANLGDVKSTITHPATTTHGRVPVEDREKAGISDGLLRIAVGLETIEDIQNDLQRGLATL, from the coding sequence ATGAATGGCGACGATCTTTCTGCCTTTGAAGCAGAACTTGGCTTTGATACTCTAGCTATCAGAGCAGGCTACCAACGAACTCACGAAGCAGAGCATGATGAGGCCATATTTCCCACATCAAGCTATGTCTACAACTCTGCTGCACAGGCTGCCGCACGATTTTCCGGTGATGAGCCGGGCAATATCTACTCTCGTTTTACTAACCCGACAGTTAGAACCTTTGAACAGCGTTTAGCTGCACTTGAAGGTGCTGAGCGCTGTGTGGCCACGGCTTCGGGTATGGCTGCGATTATGAGTACCTGTTTGGGCTTGTTGAAAACGGGTGATCATATCGTCTCCTCACGGTCTATTTTTGGTTCTACCGTGGTGCTATTCAATAACTACATGGCACGTTTTGGTGTGCAGACTAGCTATGTTGATTTAACCGATCTAAGTGCCTGGGAAGCGGCAATTCAGGACAATACCCGGATCTTGTTTTTAGAAACACCGTCAAATCCATTGGTGGAAATTGCCGATATACAGCAATTAGCTGATCTGGCACATCAGCATGATTGTCTCTTGGTCGTAGACAATTGCCTCTGTACGCCTGCCCTGCAAAAACCGCTGGCAATGGGCGCAGATGTAGTCATCCACTCGGCAACAAAATACATTGATGGTCAGGGGCGGGGCATTGGTGGTGCAGTTTTAGGTTCAAATGATCTGGTGGGTGGTGAAGTCTATGGCGTGTTAAGAACCACTGGCCCGACCATGAGTCCCTTTAATGCCTGGATCTTTCTTAAAGGGCTGGAAACTTTAAACCTGAGAATGAAGGCACATTGTGATAATGCTATGCAATTAGCTCAGTGGTTAGATCAACACCCTGCAATTGGCAAAGTGCATTATCCCGGCCTTGCAGATCATCCCGGCCATCAATTAGCGGCATCGCAACAATCAGCATTTGGTGGTTTATTATCTTTTGAGTTGAAAAATAAGAGTCGTGAAAAAGCCTGGCAAGTGGTGGATCACACCCGCTTATTGTCAATTACGGCTAATTTGGGCGATGTGAAATCAACCATTACCCATCCTGCTACAACGACCCATGGTCGAGTGCCGGTGGAAGATCGTGAAAAAGCCGGTATCAGTGACGGTTTATTGCGCATTGCTGTGGGCTTGGAAACGATAGAAGATATTCAAAATGATTTGCAACGCGGTCTTGCTACGCTTTAA